The following coding sequences lie in one Pontibacter sp. G13 genomic window:
- a CDS encoding T9SS type A sorting domain-containing protein: MKKVYDLLTAFFVCACLMSFSSVSGQNLLSNPGFETGALAPWFGDNGSIVTIVEDTIEGSYAAVGNAAQEVALTQGVNYELRCKARIIAAESDQRVWVGVRGPSGLVQNTELFETTWEDMAIDFTAPETGTFKVWIWGQGSSSYTSDAWTLVVEGTSPTTSIDLEARKYIKILNHVDAISVDMPQLTGAAKIIVRDITGKEVFTTESNQNLVRIDAAQLPAAGMYIVSVQAGKYYLAEKVMVAQN, translated from the coding sequence ATGAAAAAGGTTTACGACTTACTTACTGCGTTTTTCGTTTGCGCATGCTTGATGAGCTTTTCGTCCGTTTCTGGACAAAACCTCCTGTCCAATCCAGGGTTTGAAACAGGCGCTTTGGCACCTTGGTTCGGCGACAATGGTAGCATTGTGACCATCGTCGAAGACACCATTGAAGGTAGCTACGCCGCTGTCGGAAATGCCGCCCAAGAAGTGGCTTTGACTCAAGGAGTAAACTACGAACTCCGCTGCAAGGCCCGCATTATCGCTGCCGAATCCGATCAACGAGTATGGGTAGGCGTACGTGGTCCTTCTGGATTGGTACAAAACACCGAGCTGTTCGAAACTACTTGGGAAGACATGGCGATTGATTTCACTGCGCCTGAGACAGGTACTTTCAAAGTGTGGATCTGGGGACAGGGTTCTTCTTCCTACACCAGCGACGCATGGACTTTGGTGGTGGAAGGAACATCTCCAACTACCTCTATCGACTTGGAAGCTCGCAAGTACATCAAGATCCTCAACCACGTAGACGCAATCTCTGTAGACATGCCTCAATTGACTGGCGCTGCGAAAATCATCGTTCGCGATATCACTGGAAAAGAGGTCTTCACTACAGAATCCAACCAAAATCTCGTACGGATCGATGCCGCTCAGCTTCCCGCTGCAGGCATGTACATCGTGTCCGTACAGGCTGGCAAATACTACCTCGCTGAAAAAGTGATGGTAGCTCAAAACTAG
- a CDS encoding sulfatase encodes MKNLAFLLGAILLMGFTGRCQSTASVAGPAAIETPAPQSQPNILLIFSDDAGYADFGFHGSKTMPTPNLDKLASEGVRFTQGYVSDPTCGPSRAGLITGKYQQRFGYTENNVPGYMSEVSAALGDEMGLPVEEKTMGDYLKAIGYRTGYFGKWHLGGADRFHPMKRGFDEFYGFRGGARSYFEYPNPPKWAMDQMERGFGVYEEPQQYLTDDLADETIRFIEKSEGQPFFAFLAFNAVHTPMEARPEDLAKFPHLDGNRKIVAAMTVALDRAVGKVLDHLEAEGLAENTIVIFTNDNGGPTDKNASSNYPLSGTKSNHLEGGIRVPFLMKWPGRVEAGSEYHQPIITLDLLPTFFAAGGGDMGQLTDLDGVNLLPFVQGDQSEAPHQQLFWKKQARAAVRMGDWKLIRFPDRPAELYNIAEDEREMNNVADQHPEKVREMYKLIFQWESTLERPRWMLKRKFENVDIDRMDAYRDQSQFFQEEREPADSGR; translated from the coding sequence ATGAAGAATCTAGCTTTCCTCCTGGGAGCAATCCTCCTGATGGGCTTTACAGGTCGGTGCCAATCAACCGCATCAGTGGCAGGCCCGGCCGCAATTGAGACCCCAGCCCCCCAGTCTCAGCCCAATATTCTCCTTATTTTCTCGGATGATGCCGGATACGCCGATTTCGGTTTTCATGGGAGCAAGACCATGCCAACGCCCAATCTCGACAAATTGGCCAGTGAAGGCGTCCGATTCACCCAAGGGTACGTTTCCGATCCAACCTGTGGTCCTTCCCGTGCAGGCTTGATCACCGGTAAATACCAGCAGCGTTTTGGTTATACCGAAAACAATGTCCCCGGCTACATGAGCGAAGTTTCCGCCGCTTTGGGGGACGAAATGGGATTGCCTGTGGAAGAAAAAACCATGGGTGATTACCTGAAAGCCATTGGATACCGGACGGGCTATTTCGGCAAATGGCACTTGGGCGGTGCCGATCGTTTCCACCCGATGAAGCGCGGCTTTGATGAATTCTATGGATTCCGTGGAGGTGCTCGGAGCTACTTCGAATATCCCAACCCTCCCAAATGGGCCATGGATCAGATGGAGCGAGGATTTGGGGTTTACGAAGAACCTCAACAATATCTGACTGACGATCTCGCCGATGAAACGATTCGCTTCATCGAAAAAAGCGAAGGTCAACCATTTTTCGCTTTTCTGGCATTCAATGCCGTTCACACGCCGATGGAAGCTCGCCCGGAAGATCTTGCCAAGTTTCCCCATTTGGACGGAAACCGTAAAATCGTGGCTGCAATGACCGTGGCGCTCGATCGCGCAGTTGGAAAAGTCCTAGACCACCTGGAAGCAGAAGGTCTAGCTGAGAATACCATCGTGATTTTCACCAATGACAATGGGGGGCCTACCGACAAAAATGCCTCTAGCAATTATCCTTTGAGCGGTACTAAATCCAATCACCTCGAAGGAGGAATCCGTGTGCCATTCCTCATGAAATGGCCCGGACGGGTAGAGGCCGGCTCCGAATACCATCAGCCGATCATCACCTTGGACTTGTTGCCTACCTTTTTTGCCGCAGGTGGGGGAGACATGGGACAATTGACCGACTTGGATGGGGTGAACCTGTTGCCATTCGTTCAGGGCGATCAATCCGAAGCTCCTCACCAACAATTGTTCTGGAAGAAACAGGCGCGTGCAGCCGTAAGGATGGGCGATTGGAAGCTGATCCGATTCCCCGATCGACCTGCAGAACTCTACAACATCGCGGAGGATGAGCGGGAAATGAACAATGTCGCTGACCAGCACCCCGAAAAGGTCCGGGAGATGTACAAGCTGATCTTTCAGTGGGAAAGCACGTTGGAACGTCCAAGATGGATGTTGAAGCGGAAATTCGAGAATGTAGACATTGATCGGATGGATGCCTATCGGGACCAATCCCAATTTTTCCAAGAAGAGCGAGAGCCGGCAGATTCCGGTCGCTAG